A genomic stretch from Hymenobacter psoromatis includes:
- a CDS encoding CDP-glucose 4,6-dehydratase, which yields MDLKSVYENKKVFLTGHTGFKGAWLLQWLHLLGAQVKGYALAPQHSDDLYHLIEGDRLCDSVLADLRDTTRLEAEILSFQPDFIFHLAAQPLVRLSYEIPAETFTVNAIGTASVLDAVRKLAKPCVVILITTDKVYENKEWVFPYRETDRLGGYDPYSASKACAEIIIHSYTQSFFNPAAFKQHRKSIASARAGNVIGGGDWAKDRIIPDIVRALEAGRAVVVRNPQAVRPWQHVLEPVGGYLLLGAKMAAVPAEQGGAWNFGPYAEDNRTVGDLVQTAIGIWGSGSYESSQLANQPHEAGLLKLDISKATNLLGWLPKYKATEAILVTINWYKEFFTNREYIAEYTIATIQNYADL from the coding sequence ATGGACCTGAAATCGGTTTACGAAAATAAAAAGGTGTTCCTGACGGGGCACACGGGTTTCAAAGGTGCTTGGCTATTACAATGGCTGCACTTATTGGGGGCTCAAGTGAAAGGCTACGCGCTGGCACCCCAGCATTCCGACGACTTATATCATCTGATTGAAGGTGATAGGTTGTGTGATTCCGTACTTGCTGATTTGCGCGATACTACCCGGTTGGAAGCAGAAATCCTGTCCTTTCAGCCCGACTTTATTTTCCACTTGGCGGCCCAGCCGCTGGTTCGTCTTTCTTACGAAATCCCGGCTGAAACCTTTACCGTCAATGCCATAGGTACTGCCAGCGTGTTGGATGCCGTGCGCAAGCTTGCCAAGCCGTGCGTCGTAATATTAATCACGACTGATAAGGTGTACGAGAATAAGGAGTGGGTATTTCCCTATCGTGAAACCGACCGCTTGGGCGGCTACGACCCCTACAGTGCGAGTAAAGCCTGCGCCGAAATCATTATTCATTCGTACACGCAGTCATTTTTCAATCCTGCCGCATTTAAACAGCACCGCAAAAGCATTGCCAGTGCCCGTGCTGGCAATGTGATAGGGGGGGGCGACTGGGCCAAAGACCGAATCATCCCCGACATTGTGCGCGCGTTGGAAGCTGGCCGCGCCGTGGTAGTACGTAACCCCCAGGCCGTGCGGCCGTGGCAGCACGTATTAGAGCCTGTGGGTGGCTACCTACTACTGGGTGCAAAGATGGCCGCTGTGCCCGCAGAGCAAGGTGGTGCCTGGAATTTTGGCCCTTATGCCGAAGACAACCGCACCGTGGGCGACCTAGTGCAAACAGCCATTGGTATTTGGGGTAGCGGTAGCTATGAATCTTCACAGCTAGCTAATCAGCCGCACGAAGCAGGATTGCTCAAACTAGATATCAGCAAAGCTACCAACTTATTGGGCTGGCTACCAAAATATAAGGCTACCGAAGCTATTTTAGTAACTATTAATTGGTATAAGGAATTTTTTACCAATCGAGAGTACATTGCAGAGTATACCATTGCCACCATACAGAACTACGCTGACCTATGA
- a CDS encoding glucose-1-phosphate cytidylyltransferase has protein sequence MKVVILAGGLGTRLSEETVLKPKPMVEIGDMPILWHIMKIYSSHGFNDFVICLGYKGYVIKEYFANYFLHKSDVTINLKENSLQVHDSYAEPWNITLVDTGLETMTGGRIKKVARHLGNETFLLTYGDGVSDVDVTALMAFHKQHGKLCTVTAVQPSGRFGAINMADEDTVSSFTEKPKGDGAWINGGFFVCEPGVIDYITEDATTWEREPMEQLATDGQMGAYKHSGFWKPMDTLRDKVELDKEWRTNTAKWKTW, from the coding sequence ATGAAAGTCGTAATTCTAGCTGGAGGGTTGGGAACTCGCTTATCCGAAGAAACAGTGCTTAAGCCAAAGCCGATGGTGGAAATTGGTGATATGCCGATTCTGTGGCACATCATGAAAATATATTCTTCGCACGGATTCAATGATTTTGTAATCTGCCTAGGCTATAAGGGCTACGTTATCAAGGAGTATTTTGCGAATTATTTCCTGCATAAATCTGACGTAACCATCAACCTCAAGGAAAATTCCTTGCAGGTGCACGACAGCTACGCCGAGCCTTGGAATATTACGTTGGTAGACACTGGTTTGGAAACCATGACTGGTGGCCGGATTAAAAAAGTGGCTCGGCACCTTGGCAACGAAACATTCCTGTTGACCTATGGTGATGGCGTTTCCGACGTCGATGTAACAGCTCTCATGGCTTTTCACAAGCAACACGGCAAGCTCTGCACCGTGACGGCAGTGCAGCCCAGCGGCCGGTTTGGCGCTATAAATATGGCGGATGAAGACACAGTAAGTTCCTTTACAGAAAAGCCAAAAGGCGACGGAGCCTGGATTAATGGTGGCTTTTTTGTCTGCGAGCCAGGGGTGATTGACTATATTACCGAAGATGCCACTACCTGGGAGCGGGAGCCTATGGAACAGCTCGCGACCGATGGGCAGATGGGGGCCTACAAGCACTCCGGCTTCTGGAAGCCAATGGATACCCTCCGCGACAAAGTGGAACTGGATAAGGAATGGCGCACCAACACTGCCAAATGGAAAACCTGGTAG
- a CDS encoding ABC transporter ATP-binding protein yields MSNIAIRVENLGKQYRLGEIGTGTLSHDLNRWWARMRGKEDPFAKIGEANDRTTKGTSEYVWALKDVNFDVKAGEVLGIIGRNGAGKSTLLKILSKVTAPTTGRIKVNGRIASLLEVGTGFHPDLTGRENVYLNGAILGMSKSEINRKFDEIVDFSGVERYIDTPVKRYSSGMYVRLAFAVSAFLEPEILIVDEVLAVGDAEFQKKCLGRMKDVSTNDGRTILFVSHNMAAVSTLCSASVLMRQGTVLDHGDTKSIIERYISIGRTSNGEVWEEDIKTTLNNPNLKFKKISLIGKNGLSNSFGLDEDVICQLDYEVVNESTTVVPSIHLLNNYGECILASFNATSATLAPDPYYDKVLPKGQYRVQCTIPRYFLNDTQYTISAFIANDVSFHNITSAEEVISFEVNETGAMRQEHIGTWIGQIRPRLEWKTTKEL; encoded by the coding sequence ATGAGTAATATTGCGATAAGAGTAGAAAACCTGGGCAAACAGTATCGGCTGGGTGAAATCGGTACCGGTACCCTCAGCCACGACCTGAACCGTTGGTGGGCACGTATGCGTGGCAAAGAAGACCCCTTTGCCAAAATTGGCGAAGCTAACGACCGCACCACCAAAGGCACCAGCGAATACGTCTGGGCCTTAAAGGATGTCAACTTCGATGTGAAAGCTGGCGAAGTACTGGGTATTATCGGGCGTAATGGCGCGGGCAAATCCACGCTGCTGAAAATCCTGTCTAAAGTGACGGCACCCACCACGGGCCGCATCAAGGTAAATGGCCGCATTGCCTCCTTGTTGGAAGTAGGCACCGGCTTTCACCCAGACCTGACCGGGCGCGAAAACGTCTACCTCAACGGTGCCATTCTGGGCATGTCGAAGAGCGAGATAAATCGCAAATTCGACGAAATAGTTGATTTCTCGGGCGTCGAGCGCTATATTGATACGCCCGTCAAACGCTATTCATCGGGCATGTACGTTCGGTTGGCATTTGCCGTGTCGGCCTTTCTAGAGCCGGAAATCCTGATTGTGGATGAAGTGCTGGCCGTGGGCGACGCTGAGTTTCAGAAGAAGTGCTTGGGGCGGATGAAGGATGTGAGTACGAATGATGGCCGGACTATTCTTTTTGTGAGCCACAATATGGCGGCTGTCTCGACCTTATGCTCAGCTAGTGTGCTGATGAGGCAAGGAACGGTGCTGGACCACGGTGATACCAAAAGTATCATCGAGCGGTACATATCCATTGGTCGGACATCGAATGGCGAGGTTTGGGAAGAAGACATTAAGACTACGTTAAATAATCCAAACCTAAAATTCAAAAAGATATCGCTAATTGGTAAAAATGGCTTATCAAATAGTTTTGGTTTGGACGAAGACGTGATTTGCCAGCTCGATTACGAGGTAGTAAATGAGAGCACCACCGTGGTTCCGAGTATTCACTTACTCAATAATTACGGAGAATGTATTCTGGCTTCATTTAATGCGACTTCGGCTACCCTGGCACCAGACCCCTATTATGATAAAGTATTGCCGAAAGGCCAGTACCGGGTGCAATGCACTATTCCCCGTTATTTCTTAAACGATACGCAATACACGATTAGCGCATTTATTGCCAATGATGTCTCGTTTCATAATATAACATCGGCTGAGGAAGTTATCTCCTTTGAAGTGAATGAAACCGGTGCTATGCGGCAAGAGCATATTGGCACCTGGATTGGGCAGATACGGCCAAGGCTGGAATGGAAAACCACCAAAGAATTGTAG
- a CDS encoding ABC transporter permease, with protein MIEPRINLLDLRLSDVWRYRDLVMMFVRRDFVSTYKQTILGPIWFFIQPLLTTLTFIIIFGQVAKLSTDGLPQIVFYLAGVTVWSYFSQTLTAISTVFVTNAAIFGKVYFPRLTMPVSIVVSNIVRFLIQFGLFLAIWLFYVVRGESSIHPNWLIVLTPLLLVMMGLLSLGLGMIFSSLTTKYRDLSMLLTFGVQLLMYATPVIYPLSSIPEKYKWLILANPMSSIVETFRYAFLGSGSFRWGYLGYSALFTVVILLAGTIIFNKVEKSFTDTV; from the coding sequence ATTATCGAGCCGCGCATCAATCTTCTCGACCTGCGTCTCAGCGATGTGTGGCGCTACCGTGATTTGGTAATGATGTTCGTGCGGCGCGACTTCGTCTCCACCTATAAGCAGACCATACTGGGCCCCATCTGGTTCTTCATTCAACCGCTGCTTACCACGCTCACGTTCATTATCATATTTGGCCAGGTAGCTAAACTTTCGACCGATGGACTTCCACAAATCGTATTCTACCTAGCTGGAGTCACGGTGTGGAGTTATTTTTCCCAAACCCTGACCGCTATTTCCACGGTGTTTGTGACGAATGCCGCCATCTTCGGAAAAGTATACTTTCCGCGCCTCACTATGCCGGTATCCATTGTGGTATCCAACATTGTGCGCTTTCTAATCCAGTTTGGTCTTTTTCTGGCCATCTGGCTGTTCTACGTGGTGCGAGGCGAGTCTTCTATTCACCCTAACTGGTTGATTGTGCTCACGCCCTTGTTGCTGGTCATGATGGGCCTATTGTCGCTGGGGCTGGGTATGATATTCAGCTCGCTTACCACCAAGTACCGCGACCTGTCGATGTTGCTCACCTTTGGCGTGCAATTGCTGATGTATGCCACGCCCGTCATCTATCCGCTTTCCAGCATTCCGGAGAAATATAAGTGGCTTATTCTGGCCAATCCAATGAGTTCCATTGTGGAGACCTTCCGTTATGCCTTCTTGGGTTCCGGCTCCTTTAGATGGGGCTACCTGGGCTACAGCGCCCTGTTTACAGTCGTCATTCTGCTTGCCGGGACTATTATTTTCAATAAAGTTGAGAAGAGTTTTACCGATACGGTATAA
- a CDS encoding GDP-fucose synthetase has product MEKDAKIYVAGHRGMVGSAMLRRLDQAGFTNFITRTSAELDLRNQPAVADFFAQEKPDYVVLAAAKVGGINANNTYRGEFLYDNLMIQNNVIHHSYLNGVKKLLFLGSSCIYPKFAPQPLQENALLTGELESTNEPYAIAKIAGIKLCDAYRAQYGCNYISAMPTNLYGPHDNYDLKNSHVLPALIRKFHEAKQVNAPEVEVWGTGTPRREFLHVDDLADACYWLLENYNEPGLVNVGTGTDLSIRELAELVQRIVGYEGSIRFNTDYPDGTPRKLMDVSKLANHGWEATIGLEEGITAVYNSAFEIA; this is encoded by the coding sequence ATGGAAAAAGACGCTAAAATATACGTTGCCGGCCACCGCGGGATGGTGGGCTCCGCCATGCTGCGCCGCTTGGACCAAGCCGGCTTTACCAATTTCATCACCCGCACCTCGGCTGAGCTAGACTTGCGTAACCAGCCGGCCGTAGCTGATTTCTTCGCCCAGGAAAAGCCCGATTACGTGGTGCTGGCCGCCGCCAAAGTGGGCGGTATCAATGCTAATAACACCTACCGTGGCGAGTTCTTGTACGATAACCTGATGATTCAGAACAACGTCATTCATCATTCCTACCTCAATGGGGTGAAGAAGCTGTTGTTCCTGGGCTCGTCGTGTATCTACCCTAAGTTCGCGCCGCAGCCCTTGCAGGAAAACGCGTTGCTCACTGGCGAGCTGGAAAGCACCAACGAGCCCTACGCCATCGCTAAGATTGCCGGCATTAAGCTCTGCGATGCCTACCGGGCGCAGTATGGCTGCAACTACATCTCGGCCATGCCCACCAACCTCTACGGACCGCACGATAACTATGACCTCAAGAACTCGCACGTGCTGCCGGCACTCATCCGCAAGTTCCACGAAGCGAAGCAGGTAAACGCGCCCGAGGTGGAGGTGTGGGGCACCGGCACGCCCCGACGCGAGTTCCTGCACGTAGATGACCTGGCTGATGCCTGCTACTGGCTGCTCGAAAACTACAACGAGCCCGGCCTAGTGAATGTGGGTACCGGCACCGACCTCAGCATCCGCGAGCTGGCCGAGCTGGTGCAGCGCATTGTAGGCTATGAGGGTAGCATCCGCTTCAACACCGATTACCCTGACGGCACGCCCCGCAAGCTCATGGACGTGAGCAAGCTGGCCAACCACGGCTGGGAAGCCACCATCGGACTGGAAGAGGGCATTACTGCCGTGTATAATAGTGCCTTTGAAATAGCCTAA
- a CDS encoding aminotransferase yields the protein MPGLEIPFFSSQPMHAALREEMLAAMTRVYDSNWYVLGQEVAQFEQAYSEFSQVKHTVGVGNGLEALTLALRALGIGSGDEVIVPSTTYIATWLAVSHVGATPVPVEPELATSNLNPELLEAAITPRTRAIIPVHLYGQACRMPAIMDLAHAHGLQVVEDNAQAQGAAFDGQLTGSFGAANATSFYPTKNLGALGDAGAITTNSEEVAQRLRMLRNYGSTAKNHHETVGYNSRLDELQAALLRVKLGYLARWTAQRQQVAAWYTRHLAGINDLRLPMLAAGATHVYHLYVVHTPFRDALRQHLATQGVGTLVHYPVPPHRQPAYAPLNLLPGSLPLAEELAATCLSLPLWPGMTEEMIIEVASVIRGFLMP from the coding sequence ATGCCTGGTCTGGAAATCCCCTTTTTTTCATCGCAGCCCATGCACGCGGCCCTTCGGGAGGAGATGCTGGCGGCAATGACGCGCGTTTACGATTCCAACTGGTACGTGCTGGGCCAGGAGGTAGCGCAATTTGAGCAGGCCTACAGTGAATTCAGTCAGGTAAAGCATACCGTAGGGGTAGGGAATGGCCTGGAGGCCCTAACGCTGGCATTGCGAGCCCTGGGTATTGGTTCTGGCGATGAAGTCATTGTGCCTTCTACTACCTACATCGCTACGTGGCTGGCCGTTTCGCACGTGGGGGCTACTCCGGTGCCTGTCGAGCCGGAACTTGCTACCAGTAATCTCAACCCCGAGCTGCTGGAGGCAGCCATTACGCCGCGCACTCGGGCTATTATTCCGGTGCATCTCTACGGTCAGGCCTGCCGGATGCCGGCAATAATGGACCTGGCTCACGCGCACGGGCTGCAGGTAGTAGAAGACAATGCTCAGGCCCAGGGCGCGGCTTTCGACGGGCAGCTGACGGGCAGCTTCGGTGCTGCGAACGCTACCAGCTTCTACCCCACTAAAAACCTCGGGGCGCTGGGCGACGCCGGGGCCATCACGACCAATAGCGAGGAAGTGGCCCAGCGGCTACGGATGCTGCGTAACTATGGCTCGACTGCCAAAAACCACCACGAGACAGTAGGCTACAACTCGCGTCTGGATGAGCTCCAAGCAGCCTTGCTGCGGGTAAAGCTGGGCTACTTGGCCAGGTGGACGGCCCAGCGCCAACAGGTAGCAGCCTGGTACACCCGGCACCTGGCCGGCATCAACGACTTGCGCCTACCTATGCTGGCCGCCGGTGCCACGCACGTTTATCATCTCTACGTAGTGCACACCCCATTCCGGGATGCCTTGCGGCAGCACCTGGCTACCCAAGGGGTCGGCACGCTGGTGCATTACCCGGTGCCGCCCCATCGGCAACCGGCCTACGCCCCTCTCAACTTGCTGCCCGGTAGCCTACCCCTCGCGGAAGAGCTGGCTGCCACGTGCCTCAGCCTACCCCTGTGGCCCGGCATGACGGAGGAGATGATAATAGAGGTGGCCTCGGTTATTCGCGGGTTTTTAATGCCATAA
- a CDS encoding NAD-dependent dehydratase encodes MAEEKKRVLITGGAGFLGSHLCDRFLAEGYHVIAMDNLITGNLANIEHLFKREDFEFHHHDVSKFVFVPGKLDYILHFASPASPIDYLKIPIQTLKVGSLGTHNLLGLARVKGARMLIASTSEVYGDPEVHPQVETYFGNVNPVGPRGCYDEAKRFQEAITMAYHTHHGLETRIIRIFNTYGPRMRLDDGRVLPAFLSQALRGENLTVFGDGSQTRSFCYVDDLVEGIYRLLLSNYALPVNIGNPAEITIKQFGEEIAKLTGVEFKPTYQALPENDPMKRRPDITKAKEILGWEPKVDRAEGLRRTLEYFKEHVK; translated from the coding sequence ATGGCTGAAGAAAAAAAACGCGTCCTCATCACCGGCGGAGCCGGCTTTTTGGGCTCGCACCTCTGCGACCGGTTCCTGGCCGAGGGCTACCACGTCATTGCGATGGATAACCTCATAACGGGTAACCTGGCCAATATCGAGCACCTGTTCAAGCGGGAAGACTTCGAGTTTCACCACCACGACGTGAGCAAGTTCGTGTTCGTGCCCGGCAAGCTCGATTATATCCTGCATTTTGCCTCGCCGGCCTCGCCGATTGACTACCTCAAGATTCCGATTCAGACGCTGAAAGTGGGTTCGCTGGGCACGCACAACTTGCTGGGCCTGGCGCGGGTGAAGGGTGCCCGCATGCTGATTGCCAGCACCTCGGAAGTATATGGCGACCCCGAAGTGCATCCGCAGGTCGAAACCTACTTCGGCAACGTGAATCCCGTCGGCCCCCGTGGCTGCTACGACGAGGCCAAGCGCTTCCAGGAAGCCATCACGATGGCCTACCACACTCATCACGGCTTGGAAACGCGCATCATCCGCATCTTCAATACCTACGGCCCCCGGATGCGTTTGGACGACGGCCGCGTATTGCCGGCTTTCCTGTCGCAGGCCCTGCGCGGCGAAAACCTGACCGTATTCGGCGACGGCTCGCAAACCCGCTCCTTCTGCTACGTTGATGACTTAGTGGAAGGTATCTACCGCCTGTTGCTCAGCAACTACGCGCTACCCGTGAATATCGGCAACCCGGCCGAAATCACCATCAAGCAGTTTGGCGAAGAAATCGCCAAGCTGACCGGCGTGGAGTTTAAGCCGACCTACCAAGCCCTGCCCGAAAACGACCCGATGAAGCGCCGGCCGGACATTACGAAGGCCAAGGAAATCCTGGGCTGGGAGCCCAAAGTGGACCGCGCCGAAGGCCTGCGCCGCACGCTGGAGTATTTCAAGGAGCACGTGAAATAG
- a CDS encoding UDP-glucose 6-dehydrogenase, with translation MKIAVVGTGYVGLVTGTCFAEVGIDVTCIDIDQKKIENLHQGILPIYEPGLEEMVARNVKSGRLNFSTSLADSIKGADVAFIAVGTPPGEDGSADLKYVLAVARGIGENMDTYTVVVTKSTVPVGTAAKVRSEIEQALAKRGASVEFDVASNPEFLKEGAAIDDFLKPDRIVVGVSSERAEEVMRRLYKPFLLNGHPIIFMDIPSAEMTKYAANSMLATKISFMNDIANLCEIMGADVNKVRQGIGSDARIGHKFIYPGIGYGGSCFPKDVKALIKTAQENGYQMQVLQAVEGVNEAQKEVLFNKVKKHFGNDLKGKKFAIWGLSFKPKTDDMREAPSLVIIEKLLAEGATVSAYDPVAIPEAKHTLGDTITYAKDQFEALVDADALLVVTEWPEFRSPSFEVVGRLLKQKVIFDGRNIYDPSEMKQIGFTYHCIGIKADHKEPVS, from the coding sequence ATGAAAATAGCAGTAGTAGGCACCGGCTACGTCGGGCTGGTTACGGGCACGTGCTTTGCCGAAGTAGGCATTGATGTAACGTGCATCGACATTGACCAGAAAAAAATTGAGAACCTCCATCAAGGCATCCTGCCCATCTACGAGCCGGGCTTGGAGGAAATGGTGGCGCGCAACGTGAAGTCGGGGCGACTCAACTTCTCTACCTCGCTGGCCGACAGTATTAAAGGTGCCGACGTAGCCTTTATCGCGGTGGGCACCCCTCCCGGCGAGGATGGCTCGGCCGACCTGAAATACGTGCTGGCCGTAGCGCGCGGCATTGGCGAAAATATGGATACCTACACGGTGGTCGTGACGAAGAGCACGGTGCCCGTAGGTACCGCTGCCAAAGTGCGCTCCGAAATCGAGCAGGCCCTAGCCAAGCGTGGAGCCAGCGTGGAGTTCGACGTGGCTTCCAATCCCGAGTTTCTGAAAGAAGGCGCGGCCATCGACGACTTCCTCAAGCCCGACCGCATCGTGGTGGGAGTGAGCTCCGAGCGCGCTGAGGAGGTGATGCGTCGTCTCTACAAGCCTTTCCTGCTCAACGGCCACCCAATTATCTTCATGGATATTCCGTCGGCCGAAATGACGAAATACGCCGCTAACTCGATGCTGGCGACCAAAATCTCGTTCATGAACGACATCGCTAACCTGTGCGAAATCATGGGTGCCGACGTGAACAAGGTGCGCCAGGGTATTGGCTCTGATGCTCGCATCGGGCACAAGTTCATCTACCCCGGCATTGGCTACGGCGGCTCGTGCTTCCCGAAGGACGTGAAGGCCCTCATCAAAACGGCCCAGGAAAACGGCTATCAGATGCAGGTGCTGCAAGCCGTGGAAGGCGTGAACGAAGCCCAGAAAGAGGTGCTGTTCAACAAGGTGAAAAAGCACTTTGGCAACGACCTGAAAGGCAAAAAATTTGCCATCTGGGGCCTGTCTTTCAAGCCTAAAACCGATGATATGCGCGAGGCACCATCGCTGGTTATCATCGAGAAGCTATTGGCCGAGGGCGCAACTGTTTCCGCCTACGACCCCGTAGCTATTCCCGAAGCCAAGCACACGCTGGGCGACACCATTACCTACGCCAAAGACCAGTTTGAAGCGTTGGTAGATGCCGACGCGCTATTGGTCGTAACGGAGTGGCCCGAGTTTCGCTCGCCCTCCTTCGAGGTAGTAGGCCGCCTGCTCAAGCAGAAAGTGATTTTTGACGGCCGCAACATCTACGACCCATCCGAGATGAAGCAGATAGGGTTTACCTATCACTGCATCGGGATTAAAGCCGACCACAAAGAGCCGGTTTCTTAA
- a CDS encoding asparagine synthetase B, translated as MCGITGAYAFSDSGRLALTRLQAATDAIVRRGPDSQGHFIYDNVGLGFRRLAILDLSADGNQPMTDASGRYTIVFNGEIFNFRELREKLIRKGYKFHSQTDTEVILNLYISEGRSFIKKLNGFFGFAIYDQEDGSLFIARDRYGVKPLHVYRDEDNLLFGSELKSLLALGVPRKLDYVALSQYLQLNYIPGPATIFKGIKKVLPGHYLFIQGKKVVRKRWYKIPYDPKEVAKNKLTYDEQQKKLVSLLDEAVERRLVADVPLGSFLSGGIDSSVITALATRHTPHLNTFSIGFRDEPFFDETKYANLVAKMHNTNHTVFSLSNDDLYEHLFQMLDYFDEPFADSSALAVHVLSQRTRQHVTVALSGDGADELFGGYNKHMGDFRVRQGGFKAEAVTGLNLLWDILPKSRNSYFGNKIRQFQRFSRGMLSGPKDRYWDWASFASDKQATELLSPASRRKVDKKLATKRRKDILENIHADGDLNEVLLTDTQLVLPYDMLTKVDLMSMANSLEVRTPFLDYKVVNFAFSLPVSSKVDGTMKKKIVQDAFRPMLPPELYDRPKHGFEVPLLKWMRGELRPLIEQDLLADDFVAEQDIFDMAAVQRLKKQLFSSNPGDAHARIWGLVVFQYWWKHYMAEPVKIKIP; from the coding sequence ATGTGTGGAATAACCGGCGCTTACGCCTTCTCTGATTCTGGCCGTCTGGCCCTGACCCGCTTGCAGGCTGCCACCGACGCCATCGTGCGCCGGGGACCCGACTCGCAGGGGCATTTTATCTACGATAACGTCGGCCTGGGTTTTCGCCGCCTGGCCATCCTCGACCTGTCGGCCGATGGCAACCAGCCGATGACCGACGCCTCGGGCCGCTATACCATCGTTTTCAACGGGGAGATATTCAACTTTCGCGAACTGCGTGAGAAGCTAATCCGCAAGGGCTATAAGTTTCATTCGCAGACTGATACGGAGGTTATTCTCAATCTGTACATCAGCGAGGGCAGGAGCTTTATCAAAAAGCTGAACGGGTTCTTCGGCTTCGCCATTTATGACCAGGAAGACGGCTCCCTCTTCATTGCCCGCGACCGGTATGGGGTGAAGCCTTTGCACGTCTATCGCGACGAAGACAACCTGCTTTTCGGCTCCGAGCTGAAGTCGCTGCTGGCGCTGGGCGTGCCCCGCAAGCTCGACTACGTGGCTCTTAGTCAATACTTGCAGCTCAACTACATACCGGGGCCGGCTACCATTTTCAAAGGCATTAAAAAGGTGCTGCCCGGTCACTACCTGTTCATTCAGGGTAAGAAGGTGGTGCGCAAGCGCTGGTACAAGATTCCTTATGACCCGAAAGAGGTTGCCAAAAACAAGCTGACCTACGACGAGCAGCAGAAAAAGCTGGTGTCGCTGCTGGATGAGGCCGTGGAGCGCCGCCTCGTAGCCGACGTGCCACTGGGTTCGTTCCTGAGCGGAGGCATCGATTCGAGCGTCATTACGGCGCTGGCTACCCGCCACACGCCGCATCTTAACACCTTCAGCATCGGCTTTCGCGATGAGCCTTTCTTCGACGAAACCAAATATGCCAACCTGGTGGCGAAGATGCACAACACCAACCACACGGTGTTTTCGCTGAGCAATGACGACCTGTACGAGCATCTTTTTCAGATGCTGGACTATTTTGACGAGCCCTTTGCCGACTCTTCGGCGCTGGCCGTGCACGTGCTAAGTCAGCGCACGCGCCAGCACGTGACAGTGGCGCTTAGTGGTGATGGGGCCGACGAGCTTTTCGGCGGCTACAACAAGCACATGGGCGATTTTCGGGTGCGGCAGGGCGGCTTCAAAGCCGAAGCCGTTACGGGCTTGAATCTGCTCTGGGACATCCTGCCCAAGTCGCGCAACTCGTATTTTGGCAATAAAATCCGGCAGTTTCAGCGCTTTTCGCGCGGCATGCTCAGTGGCCCCAAGGACCGCTACTGGGACTGGGCCAGCTTCGCCTCCGACAAGCAGGCCACCGAGCTGCTCAGCCCCGCCAGCCGCCGCAAGGTGGATAAAAAGCTGGCCACCAAGCGCCGCAAGGATATCCTCGAAAACATCCACGCCGACGGCGACCTCAACGAGGTGCTGCTGACCGATACGCAGCTGGTGCTACCCTACGACATGCTCACCAAGGTGGACCTGATGAGCATGGCCAACTCGCTGGAAGTCAGAACACCATTCCTTGACTATAAGGTAGTTAATTTCGCCTTCTCCCTACCCGTCAGCAGCAAGGTGGATGGCACGATGAAGAAGAAAATCGTCCAGGATGCCTTTCGGCCCATGCTGCCGCCCGAGCTCTACGACCGGCCCAAGCATGGCTTCGAAGTGCCGCTGCTCAAGTGGATGCGCGGCGAACTGCGGCCCCTGATTGAGCAAGACCTGCTGGCCGATGACTTCGTGGCGGAGCAGGATATTTTTGACATGGCAGCGGTGCAGAGGCTGAAAAAGCAGTTGTTCTCCAGCAATCCTGGTGATGCGCACGCCCGTATCTGGGGGCTGGTAGTATTTCAGTATTGGTGGAAGCACTACATGGCGGAGCCAGTGAAAATAAAAATTCCTTAA